In a single window of the Candidatus Wallbacteria bacterium genome:
- the ispF gene encoding 2-C-methyl-D-erythritol 2,4-cyclodiphosphate synthase: MRIGFGYDVHPLIEGRDLILGGVKIPFRLGLSGHSDADVLIHALIDALLGAACQGNIGEHFPDTDPAYKGIDSIVLLSSTVTLLEKQGLGIVNVDSVIVAEQPKLAQYFDQMRSNLSVILKIPLDCVSVKAKKEEGLGFTGSLSGIKAYAVALLSTGDGK; this comes from the coding sequence ATGCGGATCGGATTCGGATATGATGTGCATCCTCTGATTGAAGGAAGAGACTTGATTCTGGGCGGGGTGAAGATCCCTTTCAGGCTTGGCCTTTCCGGTCATTCGGATGCCGATGTGCTTATCCATGCTTTGATCGACGCGCTGCTCGGGGCCGCCTGCCAGGGCAACATCGGGGAACATTTTCCGGACACAGACCCGGCCTATAAAGGAATCGACAGCATTGTGCTGCTTTCCAGTACTGTGACATTGCTCGAGAAACAGGGATTAGGAATTGTCAATGTCGACTCTGTGATTGTTGCCGAGCAGCCTAAGCTGGCTCAATATTTTGACCAGATGAGGAGCAATCTTTCGGTGATCCTGAAAATCCCTCTTGATTGTGTTTCAGTCAAGGCGAAAAAGGAAGAGGGACTGGGGTTCACCGGGTCGCTTTCAGGCATCAAAGCATATGCGGTTGCCCTTCTTTCAACCGGAGATGGAAAATGA